One region of Erythrolamprus reginae isolate rEryReg1 chromosome 8, rEryReg1.hap1, whole genome shotgun sequence genomic DNA includes:
- the ZNF362 gene encoding zinc finger protein 362 isoform X2, which produces MPRLLRNKRGTFARVAGGFLQRAEASKEHGGEELASPVRFVLAERLQRKGPQESKNIISNGETYQKECAIARGFWELKSTQSFQILKLFRMAEPRFNNAYFWPPPPTMPSQLDNLVLINKIKEQLMAEKIRPHHLPPTSVSSQQPLLVPPSPAEGSPSIMSIPKLQQVPGLHPQAVPQPDVALHARPATSTVTGLGLGSRTPAVSTSESSTGTGTSTPSTPTSSSQSHLIASSPTLISGITSPPLLDSIKTIQSHSLLGAPKSERGRKKIKAEHPTGHPVLVVPYPILASGDIGKEGKTYRCKICPLTFFTKSEMQIHSKSHTEAKPHKCPHCSKSFANASYLAQHLRIHLGVKPYHCSYCEKSFRQLSHLQQHTRIHTGDRPYKCPHGGCEKAFTQLSNLQSHQRQHNKDKPYKCPNCYRAYSDSASLQIHLSAHAIKHAKAYCCSMCGRAYTSETYLMKHMSKHTVVEHLVSQHSPQRTESPGIPVRISLI; this is translated from the exons ATGCCACGTTTGCTGCGGAATAAGCGGGGAACTTTTGCACGGGTCGCGGGTGGATTTTTGCAAAGGGCCGAAGCTTCCAAGGAACATGGGGGGGAGGAATTGGCCTCCCCGGTGCGGTTTGTGTT AgcggagagattgcagagaaagggACCGCAAGAGAGTAAGAATATCATATCAAATGGGGAGACATATCAAAAGGAATGCGCTATTgccaggggattctgggagttgaagtccactcaaagTTTCCAAATCTTAAAGCTTTTCAG AATGGCGGAGCCGCGCTTTAACAACGCCTATTTTTGGCCGCCGCCTCCCACCATGCCCAGTCAG CTGGACAACCTAGTCCTCATCAATAAAATCAAGGAGCAGCTCATGGCGGAAAAGATCCGACCCCACCACCTGCCCCCCACCTCGGTGTCCTCCCAGCAGCCCCTGCTGGTGCCCCCTTCGCCCGCAGAGGGCAGCCCTTCCATCATGTCCATTCCCAAGCTCCAGCAAGTCCCGGGCCTTCACCCCCAGGCGGTTCCCCAGCCGGACGTGGCCCTCCACGCGCGCCCGGCCACCAGCACCGTCACAG GTTTGGGGCTGGGGTCCCGCACTCCCGCCGTCAGCACTTCCGAGTCCAGCACGGGGACGGGCACCAGCACCCCCTCCACCCCCACCTCCTCCAGCCAGAGCCACCTCATCGCCTCCTCGCCCACCCTCATTTCGGGGATCACCAGCCCCCCGCTGTTGGACTCCATCAAGACAATCCAGAGCCACAGCCTGCTGGGGGCCCCCAAGAGCGAACGAGGCCGCAAGAAGATCAAGGCCGAGCACCCCACGGGACACCCGGTCCTCGTGGTCCCCTATCCCATCTTAGCTTCCGGAGACATCGGCAAAGAAGGGAAGACGTACAG GTGTAAAATTTGCCCGCTAACCTTCTTCACCAAGTCGGAGATGCAGATCCACTCCAAGTCGCACACGGAGGCCAAGCCGCACAAGTGCCCACATTGCTCCAAGTCCTTTGCCAACGCCTCCTACCTGGCCCAACACCTGCGCATCCACCTGGGGGTCAAGCCCTACCACTGCTCCTACTGCGAGAAGTCCTTCCGGCAGCTCTCTCACCTCCAGCAGCACACCAG AATCCACACCGGAGACAGACCGTATAAGTGCCCGCATGGTGGTTGTGAAAAGGCTTTCACGCAGCTCTCTAACCTCCAG TCACACCAACGGCAGCATAACAAAGACAAACCCTACAAATGTCCAAATTGCTACCGGGCGTACTCAGATTCTGCTTCGCTTCAGATCCACCTCTCAGCGCATGCAATCAAGCATGCAAAAGCCTACTGCTGCAGCATGTGTGGACGAGCATACACTTCG GAGACGTATTTGATGAAGCACATGTCAAAACATACGGTGGTGGAGCACCTGGTGAGCCAACACTCTCCTCAGAGGACGGAGTCTCCCGGCATCCCCGTTCGGATATCCCTCATCTGA
- the ZNF362 gene encoding zinc finger protein 362 isoform X1, with amino-acid sequence MPRLLRNKRGTFARVAGGFLQRAEASKEHGGEELASPVRFVLAERLQRKGPQESKNIISNGETYQKECAIARGFWELKSTQSFQILKLFRMAEPRFNNAYFWPPPPTMPSQLDNLVLINKIKEQLMAEKIRPHHLPPTSVSSQQPLLVPPSPAEGSPSIMSIPKLQQVPGLHPQAVPQPDVALHARPATSTVTAFPPPRLPGLGLGSRTPAVSTSESSTGTGTSTPSTPTSSSQSHLIASSPTLISGITSPPLLDSIKTIQSHSLLGAPKSERGRKKIKAEHPTGHPVLVVPYPILASGDIGKEGKTYRCKICPLTFFTKSEMQIHSKSHTEAKPHKCPHCSKSFANASYLAQHLRIHLGVKPYHCSYCEKSFRQLSHLQQHTRIHTGDRPYKCPHGGCEKAFTQLSNLQSHQRQHNKDKPYKCPNCYRAYSDSASLQIHLSAHAIKHAKAYCCSMCGRAYTSETYLMKHMSKHTVVEHLVSQHSPQRTESPGIPVRISLI; translated from the exons ATGCCACGTTTGCTGCGGAATAAGCGGGGAACTTTTGCACGGGTCGCGGGTGGATTTTTGCAAAGGGCCGAAGCTTCCAAGGAACATGGGGGGGAGGAATTGGCCTCCCCGGTGCGGTTTGTGTT AgcggagagattgcagagaaagggACCGCAAGAGAGTAAGAATATCATATCAAATGGGGAGACATATCAAAAGGAATGCGCTATTgccaggggattctgggagttgaagtccactcaaagTTTCCAAATCTTAAAGCTTTTCAG AATGGCGGAGCCGCGCTTTAACAACGCCTATTTTTGGCCGCCGCCTCCCACCATGCCCAGTCAG CTGGACAACCTAGTCCTCATCAATAAAATCAAGGAGCAGCTCATGGCGGAAAAGATCCGACCCCACCACCTGCCCCCCACCTCGGTGTCCTCCCAGCAGCCCCTGCTGGTGCCCCCTTCGCCCGCAGAGGGCAGCCCTTCCATCATGTCCATTCCCAAGCTCCAGCAAGTCCCGGGCCTTCACCCCCAGGCGGTTCCCCAGCCGGACGTGGCCCTCCACGCGCGCCCGGCCACCAGCACCGTCACAG CCTTTCCCCCTCCCCGACTTCCAGGTTTGGGGCTGGGGTCCCGCACTCCCGCCGTCAGCACTTCCGAGTCCAGCACGGGGACGGGCACCAGCACCCCCTCCACCCCCACCTCCTCCAGCCAGAGCCACCTCATCGCCTCCTCGCCCACCCTCATTTCGGGGATCACCAGCCCCCCGCTGTTGGACTCCATCAAGACAATCCAGAGCCACAGCCTGCTGGGGGCCCCCAAGAGCGAACGAGGCCGCAAGAAGATCAAGGCCGAGCACCCCACGGGACACCCGGTCCTCGTGGTCCCCTATCCCATCTTAGCTTCCGGAGACATCGGCAAAGAAGGGAAGACGTACAG GTGTAAAATTTGCCCGCTAACCTTCTTCACCAAGTCGGAGATGCAGATCCACTCCAAGTCGCACACGGAGGCCAAGCCGCACAAGTGCCCACATTGCTCCAAGTCCTTTGCCAACGCCTCCTACCTGGCCCAACACCTGCGCATCCACCTGGGGGTCAAGCCCTACCACTGCTCCTACTGCGAGAAGTCCTTCCGGCAGCTCTCTCACCTCCAGCAGCACACCAG AATCCACACCGGAGACAGACCGTATAAGTGCCCGCATGGTGGTTGTGAAAAGGCTTTCACGCAGCTCTCTAACCTCCAG TCACACCAACGGCAGCATAACAAAGACAAACCCTACAAATGTCCAAATTGCTACCGGGCGTACTCAGATTCTGCTTCGCTTCAGATCCACCTCTCAGCGCATGCAATCAAGCATGCAAAAGCCTACTGCTGCAGCATGTGTGGACGAGCATACACTTCG GAGACGTATTTGATGAAGCACATGTCAAAACATACGGTGGTGGAGCACCTGGTGAGCCAACACTCTCCTCAGAGGACGGAGTCTCCCGGCATCCCCGTTCGGATATCCCTCATCTGA
- the ZNF362 gene encoding zinc finger protein 362 isoform X3: protein MDFGGIKKITPLQKCPFLLLLFLHRGRAERLQRKGPQESKNIISNGETYQKECAIARGFWELKSTQSFQILKLFRMAEPRFNNAYFWPPPPTMPSQLDNLVLINKIKEQLMAEKIRPHHLPPTSVSSQQPLLVPPSPAEGSPSIMSIPKLQQVPGLHPQAVPQPDVALHARPATSTVTAFPPPRLPGLGLGSRTPAVSTSESSTGTGTSTPSTPTSSSQSHLIASSPTLISGITSPPLLDSIKTIQSHSLLGAPKSERGRKKIKAEHPTGHPVLVVPYPILASGDIGKEGKTYRCKICPLTFFTKSEMQIHSKSHTEAKPHKCPHCSKSFANASYLAQHLRIHLGVKPYHCSYCEKSFRQLSHLQQHTRIHTGDRPYKCPHGGCEKAFTQLSNLQSHQRQHNKDKPYKCPNCYRAYSDSASLQIHLSAHAIKHAKAYCCSMCGRAYTSETYLMKHMSKHTVVEHLVSQHSPQRTESPGIPVRISLI, encoded by the exons AgcggagagattgcagagaaagggACCGCAAGAGAGTAAGAATATCATATCAAATGGGGAGACATATCAAAAGGAATGCGCTATTgccaggggattctgggagttgaagtccactcaaagTTTCCAAATCTTAAAGCTTTTCAG AATGGCGGAGCCGCGCTTTAACAACGCCTATTTTTGGCCGCCGCCTCCCACCATGCCCAGTCAG CTGGACAACCTAGTCCTCATCAATAAAATCAAGGAGCAGCTCATGGCGGAAAAGATCCGACCCCACCACCTGCCCCCCACCTCGGTGTCCTCCCAGCAGCCCCTGCTGGTGCCCCCTTCGCCCGCAGAGGGCAGCCCTTCCATCATGTCCATTCCCAAGCTCCAGCAAGTCCCGGGCCTTCACCCCCAGGCGGTTCCCCAGCCGGACGTGGCCCTCCACGCGCGCCCGGCCACCAGCACCGTCACAG CCTTTCCCCCTCCCCGACTTCCAGGTTTGGGGCTGGGGTCCCGCACTCCCGCCGTCAGCACTTCCGAGTCCAGCACGGGGACGGGCACCAGCACCCCCTCCACCCCCACCTCCTCCAGCCAGAGCCACCTCATCGCCTCCTCGCCCACCCTCATTTCGGGGATCACCAGCCCCCCGCTGTTGGACTCCATCAAGACAATCCAGAGCCACAGCCTGCTGGGGGCCCCCAAGAGCGAACGAGGCCGCAAGAAGATCAAGGCCGAGCACCCCACGGGACACCCGGTCCTCGTGGTCCCCTATCCCATCTTAGCTTCCGGAGACATCGGCAAAGAAGGGAAGACGTACAG GTGTAAAATTTGCCCGCTAACCTTCTTCACCAAGTCGGAGATGCAGATCCACTCCAAGTCGCACACGGAGGCCAAGCCGCACAAGTGCCCACATTGCTCCAAGTCCTTTGCCAACGCCTCCTACCTGGCCCAACACCTGCGCATCCACCTGGGGGTCAAGCCCTACCACTGCTCCTACTGCGAGAAGTCCTTCCGGCAGCTCTCTCACCTCCAGCAGCACACCAG AATCCACACCGGAGACAGACCGTATAAGTGCCCGCATGGTGGTTGTGAAAAGGCTTTCACGCAGCTCTCTAACCTCCAG TCACACCAACGGCAGCATAACAAAGACAAACCCTACAAATGTCCAAATTGCTACCGGGCGTACTCAGATTCTGCTTCGCTTCAGATCCACCTCTCAGCGCATGCAATCAAGCATGCAAAAGCCTACTGCTGCAGCATGTGTGGACGAGCATACACTTCG GAGACGTATTTGATGAAGCACATGTCAAAACATACGGTGGTGGAGCACCTGGTGAGCCAACACTCTCCTCAGAGGACGGAGTCTCCCGGCATCCCCGTTCGGATATCCCTCATCTGA
- the ZNF362 gene encoding zinc finger protein 362 isoform X5: MAEPRFNNAYFWPPPPTMPSQLDNLVLINKIKEQLMAEKIRPHHLPPTSVSSQQPLLVPPSPAEGSPSIMSIPKLQQVPGLHPQAVPQPDVALHARPATSTVTAFPPPRLPGLGLGSRTPAVSTSESSTGTGTSTPSTPTSSSQSHLIASSPTLISGITSPPLLDSIKTIQSHSLLGAPKSERGRKKIKAEHPTGHPVLVVPYPILASGDIGKEGKTYRCKICPLTFFTKSEMQIHSKSHTEAKPHKCPHCSKSFANASYLAQHLRIHLGVKPYHCSYCEKSFRQLSHLQQHTRIHTGDRPYKCPHGGCEKAFTQLSNLQSHQRQHNKDKPYKCPNCYRAYSDSASLQIHLSAHAIKHAKAYCCSMCGRAYTSETYLMKHMSKHTVVEHLVSQHSPQRTESPGIPVRISLI, encoded by the exons ATGGCGGAGCCGCGCTTTAACAACGCCTATTTTTGGCCGCCGCCTCCCACCATGCCCAGTCAG CTGGACAACCTAGTCCTCATCAATAAAATCAAGGAGCAGCTCATGGCGGAAAAGATCCGACCCCACCACCTGCCCCCCACCTCGGTGTCCTCCCAGCAGCCCCTGCTGGTGCCCCCTTCGCCCGCAGAGGGCAGCCCTTCCATCATGTCCATTCCCAAGCTCCAGCAAGTCCCGGGCCTTCACCCCCAGGCGGTTCCCCAGCCGGACGTGGCCCTCCACGCGCGCCCGGCCACCAGCACCGTCACAG CCTTTCCCCCTCCCCGACTTCCAGGTTTGGGGCTGGGGTCCCGCACTCCCGCCGTCAGCACTTCCGAGTCCAGCACGGGGACGGGCACCAGCACCCCCTCCACCCCCACCTCCTCCAGCCAGAGCCACCTCATCGCCTCCTCGCCCACCCTCATTTCGGGGATCACCAGCCCCCCGCTGTTGGACTCCATCAAGACAATCCAGAGCCACAGCCTGCTGGGGGCCCCCAAGAGCGAACGAGGCCGCAAGAAGATCAAGGCCGAGCACCCCACGGGACACCCGGTCCTCGTGGTCCCCTATCCCATCTTAGCTTCCGGAGACATCGGCAAAGAAGGGAAGACGTACAG GTGTAAAATTTGCCCGCTAACCTTCTTCACCAAGTCGGAGATGCAGATCCACTCCAAGTCGCACACGGAGGCCAAGCCGCACAAGTGCCCACATTGCTCCAAGTCCTTTGCCAACGCCTCCTACCTGGCCCAACACCTGCGCATCCACCTGGGGGTCAAGCCCTACCACTGCTCCTACTGCGAGAAGTCCTTCCGGCAGCTCTCTCACCTCCAGCAGCACACCAG AATCCACACCGGAGACAGACCGTATAAGTGCCCGCATGGTGGTTGTGAAAAGGCTTTCACGCAGCTCTCTAACCTCCAG TCACACCAACGGCAGCATAACAAAGACAAACCCTACAAATGTCCAAATTGCTACCGGGCGTACTCAGATTCTGCTTCGCTTCAGATCCACCTCTCAGCGCATGCAATCAAGCATGCAAAAGCCTACTGCTGCAGCATGTGTGGACGAGCATACACTTCG GAGACGTATTTGATGAAGCACATGTCAAAACATACGGTGGTGGAGCACCTGGTGAGCCAACACTCTCCTCAGAGGACGGAGTCTCCCGGCATCCCCGTTCGGATATCCCTCATCTGA
- the ZNF362 gene encoding zinc finger protein 362 isoform X6 — protein MAEPRFNNAYFWPPPPTMPSQLDNLVLINKIKEQLMAEKIRPHHLPPTSVSSQQPLLVPPSPAEGSPSIMSIPKLQQVPGLHPQAVPQPDVALHARPATSTVTGLGLGSRTPAVSTSESSTGTGTSTPSTPTSSSQSHLIASSPTLISGITSPPLLDSIKTIQSHSLLGAPKSERGRKKIKAEHPTGHPVLVVPYPILASGDIGKEGKTYRCKICPLTFFTKSEMQIHSKSHTEAKPHKCPHCSKSFANASYLAQHLRIHLGVKPYHCSYCEKSFRQLSHLQQHTRIHTGDRPYKCPHGGCEKAFTQLSNLQSHQRQHNKDKPYKCPNCYRAYSDSASLQIHLSAHAIKHAKAYCCSMCGRAYTSETYLMKHMSKHTVVEHLVSQHSPQRTESPGIPVRISLI, from the exons ATGGCGGAGCCGCGCTTTAACAACGCCTATTTTTGGCCGCCGCCTCCCACCATGCCCAGTCAG CTGGACAACCTAGTCCTCATCAATAAAATCAAGGAGCAGCTCATGGCGGAAAAGATCCGACCCCACCACCTGCCCCCCACCTCGGTGTCCTCCCAGCAGCCCCTGCTGGTGCCCCCTTCGCCCGCAGAGGGCAGCCCTTCCATCATGTCCATTCCCAAGCTCCAGCAAGTCCCGGGCCTTCACCCCCAGGCGGTTCCCCAGCCGGACGTGGCCCTCCACGCGCGCCCGGCCACCAGCACCGTCACAG GTTTGGGGCTGGGGTCCCGCACTCCCGCCGTCAGCACTTCCGAGTCCAGCACGGGGACGGGCACCAGCACCCCCTCCACCCCCACCTCCTCCAGCCAGAGCCACCTCATCGCCTCCTCGCCCACCCTCATTTCGGGGATCACCAGCCCCCCGCTGTTGGACTCCATCAAGACAATCCAGAGCCACAGCCTGCTGGGGGCCCCCAAGAGCGAACGAGGCCGCAAGAAGATCAAGGCCGAGCACCCCACGGGACACCCGGTCCTCGTGGTCCCCTATCCCATCTTAGCTTCCGGAGACATCGGCAAAGAAGGGAAGACGTACAG GTGTAAAATTTGCCCGCTAACCTTCTTCACCAAGTCGGAGATGCAGATCCACTCCAAGTCGCACACGGAGGCCAAGCCGCACAAGTGCCCACATTGCTCCAAGTCCTTTGCCAACGCCTCCTACCTGGCCCAACACCTGCGCATCCACCTGGGGGTCAAGCCCTACCACTGCTCCTACTGCGAGAAGTCCTTCCGGCAGCTCTCTCACCTCCAGCAGCACACCAG AATCCACACCGGAGACAGACCGTATAAGTGCCCGCATGGTGGTTGTGAAAAGGCTTTCACGCAGCTCTCTAACCTCCAG TCACACCAACGGCAGCATAACAAAGACAAACCCTACAAATGTCCAAATTGCTACCGGGCGTACTCAGATTCTGCTTCGCTTCAGATCCACCTCTCAGCGCATGCAATCAAGCATGCAAAAGCCTACTGCTGCAGCATGTGTGGACGAGCATACACTTCG GAGACGTATTTGATGAAGCACATGTCAAAACATACGGTGGTGGAGCACCTGGTGAGCCAACACTCTCCTCAGAGGACGGAGTCTCCCGGCATCCCCGTTCGGATATCCCTCATCTGA
- the ZNF362 gene encoding zinc finger protein 362 isoform X4, with protein sequence MGGRNWPPRAERLQRKGPQESKNIISNGETYQKECAIARGFWELKSTQSFQILKLFRMAEPRFNNAYFWPPPPTMPSQLDNLVLINKIKEQLMAEKIRPHHLPPTSVSSQQPLLVPPSPAEGSPSIMSIPKLQQVPGLHPQAVPQPDVALHARPATSTVTAFPPPRLPGLGLGSRTPAVSTSESSTGTGTSTPSTPTSSSQSHLIASSPTLISGITSPPLLDSIKTIQSHSLLGAPKSERGRKKIKAEHPTGHPVLVVPYPILASGDIGKEGKTYRCKICPLTFFTKSEMQIHSKSHTEAKPHKCPHCSKSFANASYLAQHLRIHLGVKPYHCSYCEKSFRQLSHLQQHTRIHTGDRPYKCPHGGCEKAFTQLSNLQSHQRQHNKDKPYKCPNCYRAYSDSASLQIHLSAHAIKHAKAYCCSMCGRAYTSETYLMKHMSKHTVVEHLVSQHSPQRTESPGIPVRISLI encoded by the exons ATGGGGGGGAGGAATTGGCCTCCCCG AgcggagagattgcagagaaagggACCGCAAGAGAGTAAGAATATCATATCAAATGGGGAGACATATCAAAAGGAATGCGCTATTgccaggggattctgggagttgaagtccactcaaagTTTCCAAATCTTAAAGCTTTTCAG AATGGCGGAGCCGCGCTTTAACAACGCCTATTTTTGGCCGCCGCCTCCCACCATGCCCAGTCAG CTGGACAACCTAGTCCTCATCAATAAAATCAAGGAGCAGCTCATGGCGGAAAAGATCCGACCCCACCACCTGCCCCCCACCTCGGTGTCCTCCCAGCAGCCCCTGCTGGTGCCCCCTTCGCCCGCAGAGGGCAGCCCTTCCATCATGTCCATTCCCAAGCTCCAGCAAGTCCCGGGCCTTCACCCCCAGGCGGTTCCCCAGCCGGACGTGGCCCTCCACGCGCGCCCGGCCACCAGCACCGTCACAG CCTTTCCCCCTCCCCGACTTCCAGGTTTGGGGCTGGGGTCCCGCACTCCCGCCGTCAGCACTTCCGAGTCCAGCACGGGGACGGGCACCAGCACCCCCTCCACCCCCACCTCCTCCAGCCAGAGCCACCTCATCGCCTCCTCGCCCACCCTCATTTCGGGGATCACCAGCCCCCCGCTGTTGGACTCCATCAAGACAATCCAGAGCCACAGCCTGCTGGGGGCCCCCAAGAGCGAACGAGGCCGCAAGAAGATCAAGGCCGAGCACCCCACGGGACACCCGGTCCTCGTGGTCCCCTATCCCATCTTAGCTTCCGGAGACATCGGCAAAGAAGGGAAGACGTACAG GTGTAAAATTTGCCCGCTAACCTTCTTCACCAAGTCGGAGATGCAGATCCACTCCAAGTCGCACACGGAGGCCAAGCCGCACAAGTGCCCACATTGCTCCAAGTCCTTTGCCAACGCCTCCTACCTGGCCCAACACCTGCGCATCCACCTGGGGGTCAAGCCCTACCACTGCTCCTACTGCGAGAAGTCCTTCCGGCAGCTCTCTCACCTCCAGCAGCACACCAG AATCCACACCGGAGACAGACCGTATAAGTGCCCGCATGGTGGTTGTGAAAAGGCTTTCACGCAGCTCTCTAACCTCCAG TCACACCAACGGCAGCATAACAAAGACAAACCCTACAAATGTCCAAATTGCTACCGGGCGTACTCAGATTCTGCTTCGCTTCAGATCCACCTCTCAGCGCATGCAATCAAGCATGCAAAAGCCTACTGCTGCAGCATGTGTGGACGAGCATACACTTCG GAGACGTATTTGATGAAGCACATGTCAAAACATACGGTGGTGGAGCACCTGGTGAGCCAACACTCTCCTCAGAGGACGGAGTCTCCCGGCATCCCCGTTCGGATATCCCTCATCTGA